A stretch of DNA from Elusimicrobiota bacterium:
GGAAGCGATCCCGTGAAGAGAGCCCCGGGGTTCACTCTCATTGAATTGGTATTGGCCCTGGGGCTCACCGCCATTCTGGCCACCACCCTGGGGGGGGTACTGCGGGGCGCGGTTGGAACCTGGCGGGACATGCGGGATTCGTCACGGGCGCGACAACGGGCCCAAGCCCTTTTCAATCGTTTGGGTGAAGATTTACGCAATAGCATTTCATTCCCCGGGGAATCGTTTATTGGAACAGGAGGAGAACTTGTTTTCAAAACGGTGGTGGATGTCGCTCGGGAACCCGGTTCGTTAGAGACCCAACCCCAAATAGCTCGGGTGCGCTATCACCAGGAATTCGATGAAGTTTCCGATCTGTCTTTACCCGGTGGACCACGAGTTGTTCGGGAACAGAAAATATACACCACTTCCATTTTTAGCGACGCACGGAAAACCCGAGTTGAAATCCCTGCGACTATTCATTTCGCCTTTGCCTACGCTGGAGGATCGGTGGGTGAGGTTCTTTGGGAGGACGTGTGGATTGCGTCGGATACGGTTCCCGGTGGGGTTAAGGCCTCCCTTGTATTCCAATCGAAAAAGGGCCCTCTTCAATACGAGTCGGGGTTTCGAATCCCCAC
This window harbors:
- a CDS encoding type II secretion system protein — protein: MKRAPGFTLIELVLALGLTAILATTLGGVLRGAVGTWRDMRDSSRARQRAQALFNRLGEDLRNSISFPGESFIGTGGELVFKTVVDVAREPGSLETQPQIARVRYHQEFDEVSDLSLPGGPRVVREQKIYTTSIFSDARKTRVEIPATIHFAFAYAGGSVGEVLWEDVWIASDTVPGGVKASLVFQSKKGPLQYESGFRIPTGVFPPWNE